Proteins from one Muntiacus reevesi chromosome X, mMunRee1.1, whole genome shotgun sequence genomic window:
- the LOC136153922 gene encoding uncharacterized protein CXorf49 homolog has translation MSSPDDEVSVSGAGFGSECGEQTSGLEAGSIAPRGPGPSPEPGAPRSGEGEGGNGFPDPEGFESEREVLEAGAPVLQGRERRPGSLADDQGDALQLADESVAAILQQLADLNDVLGTRRYLSQESYAVGEVSALRDLEARPRSRGGAAQRCGEAAQAEAGPLRVGGPKAGRAWGNPKKGTKSRLNVAVNCQWPPSESTAGLLSDPESSDEFSKIERMRVSIYPKDGGQAKLNSPEDPGNTPRRLHVQGRENLLNVPDSCLSSIPRGLISVVERQGRQGDAGQEDTSPPRKMQSVLWGKGGSLSSYPGVAVASAPAAATTGSLPRPTPRRKGVQEKKSLGGVSKPAVGRIFPSWGQRISATPLQPATFSPISGIPLLRRSKKEALVPWGAEESKHTRAGKKPVARRARESVAAMAVSGEDNDPNRDPFPKGQLTTDRPWSSCPWVHHGEPSSTNLIIRGTQYSGNSEPVAMNKGEVMPRGPGPSGDREPTDHPPRRKRQQQPPGRQGCPRCLVLQREIDDLKEQLASMRYLADKFQIV, from the exons atgagctccccagatgatgaggTGTCTGTTTCGGGAGCGGGTTTCGGCTCAGAGTGCGGGGAGCAGACCAGCGGCCTTGAGGCCGGCTCCATAGCCCCGCGGGGACCcggccccagcccagagcctggggCACCACGAAGCGGCGAAGGTGAGGGCGGGAATGGCTTCCCAGACCCTGAGGGCTTCGAGTCAGAGCGGGAGGTGCTGGAAGCGGGAGCGCCGGTGCTGCAGGGCCGCGAACGCCGGCCTGGCTCCCTGGCCGACGACCAGGGGGacgccctgcagctggctgacgagtcagtgGCGGCCATCCTGCAGCAGCTGGCCGACCTGAACGACGTGCTGGGCACCCGCAGATACCTGTCCCAGGAGAGCTACGCGGTCGGCGAAGTGTCTGCCTTGCGGGACCTCGAGGCGCGACCCCGCAGTCGAGGCGGTGCCGCCCAGAGGTGTGGGGAGGCCGCACAGGCTGAGGCTGGCCCTCTCCGggtcggcgggcccaaggcaggccgggcctgggggaaccctaagaaaggcactaagagtaggttgaacgtggctgTGAATTGCCAGTGGCCTCCGTCAGAAAGCACAGCCGGGCTGCTGTCCGACCCCGAGTCCTCCGATGAATTCAGTAAGATAGAGCGgatgagggtgagcatttatcccaaagaCGGAGGCCAGGCCAAGCTCAACAGCCCCGAAGATCCTGGGAACACACCCAGACGCTTGCATGTCCAAGGCAGGGAGAATCTCCTTAATGTGCCAGACTCTTGCCTATCCTCGATTCCGCGAGGATTAATTTCGGTTGTGGaaaggcagggcaggcagggcgatGCAGGGCAGGAGGACACCTCTCCCCCTAGAAAAATGCAGAgcgtgctctgggggaaggggggcagccTGTCCAGCTACCCGGGAGTGGCAGTAGCATCAGCTCCTGCAGCTGCCACTACAGGCAGCCTGCCGCGGCCCACTCCTAGAaggaagggggtccaggagaagaaGTCCCTTGGGGGCGTCTCCAAACCTGCCGTGGGGAGAATCTTCCCTTCCTGGGGGCAAAGAATCTCGGCCACTCCCCTGCAACCGGCCACCTTCTCCCCAATTTCTGGCATCCCGCTGCTCcggaggtccaagaaggaggccTTGGTCCCTTGGGGAGCTGAAGAGTCCAAGCACACCCGTGCTGGGAAGAAACCCGTGGCTAGGCGGGCCCGGGAGTCGGTGGCAGCAATGGCGGTGTCGGGAGAAGACAACGATCCAAATAGAGACCCATTCCCAAAGGGCCAA CTGACCACTGACAGGCCATGGTCATCTTGTCCATGGGTGCATCATGGAGAACCCAGTAGCACCAATCTCATCATCAGAGGCACACAGtattcaggaaactcagagcccgtggccatgaacaagggagaagtcatgcccagagggcctggcccctcag gtgaccGGGAACCAACTGACCATCCCCCAAGACGgaaaaggcagcagcagccacccgGAAGGCAGGGCTGTCCTCGG tgtctggtgctacagagagaaatagacgaccttaaggagcaacttg cctccatgcggtacctggctgacaagttccagatcgtttga